Proteins co-encoded in one Ziziphus jujuba cultivar Dongzao chromosome 9, ASM3175591v1 genomic window:
- the LOC132799544 gene encoding RPM1 interacting protein 13-like, translating into MKNRTPMMLWSWVRSTKSRGQKSWRRTMKDVDDDCVVLDGDPHNKPVDYSAIEIGFGLDELLIVGEKGQIACRDCPHSRHLCVSFPFSTTPHDRHCNQCHYYVCDSLAPCVSWGNGISSTDHCHATDKDETWKIQRRNFKFGKNCNNIICFKNLGYLLT; encoded by the exons ATGAAGAACAGGACTCCGATGATGTTGTGGTCGTGGGTGAGGTCAACCAAAAGCCGAGGTCAAAAGTCTTGGAGGCGGACAATGAAAGATGTGGACGATGATTGTGTGGTTTTGGATGGTGACCCTCATAATAAACCTGTTGACTATTCGGCCATTGAGATTGGGTTTGGGTTGGACGAGTTGCTAATCGTTGGTGAGAAGGGTCAG ATTGCATGCAGAGACTGCCCTCATTCCCGGCATCTTTGTGTCAGTTTTCCTTTCAGTACTACCCCTCACGATAGACACTGCAACCAG TGTCACTATTATGTTTGTGACTCGCTTGCACCATGTGTAAGTTGGGGCAATGGCATCTCCAGTACAGACCATTGTCATGCCACTGATAAAGATGAGACGTGGAAAATTCAGAGAAGAAACTTCAAGTTTGGGAAAAATTGCAACAACATTATCTGCTTCAAAAATCTAGGATACTTGCTTACCTAG
- the LOC107426600 gene encoding protein SULFUR DEFICIENCY-INDUCED 1 produces MEGSSTKSTKGKKDELYHVIHKVPSGDTPYVRAKHAQLVDKDPEAAIVLFWKAINAGDRVDSALKDMAVVMKQLDRSEEAIEAVKAFRGRCSKQAQESLDNVLIDLYKKCGKIEEQIELLKRKLRLIYQGEAFNGKPTKTARSHGKKFQVSVKQETSRLLGNLGWAYMQKSNYMMAEVVYRKAQMIDPDSNKACNLSLALIKQGRYDHARKVLEDIIQRRLPGSDDGKSRKRAEDLLTDLKSKQPPLESFDLLGLDDDFVEGLEQLMNERGPFRSKRLPIFEEISPFRDQLAC; encoded by the exons atggaAGGCAGTTCAACAAAGagcacaaaaggaaaaaaagatgaactttATCATGTTATTCACAAGGTTCCTTCTGGCGATACTCCTTATGTTAGAGCCAAACATGCTcag CTAGTTGACAAGGATCCAGAAGCAGCAATAGTATTGTTTTGGAAGGCCATAAACGCAGGAGATAGAGTAGATAGTGCCCTAAAGGACATGGCAGTGGTGATGAAGCAACTGGACAGAAGCGAAGAAGCCATTGAAGCTGTCAAGGCATTCAGAGGTCGTTGCTCCAAACAAGCCCAAGAATCACTTGATAATGTCCTCATCGACCTATACAAG AAATGTGGGAAAATTGAGGAGCAGATAGAGTTGCTAAAGAGGAAGCTGAGATTGATCTACCAAGGGGAGGCATTCAATGGAAAACCAACCAAGACTGCACGCTCTCATGGCAAGAAGTTCCAGGTCTCTGTTAAGCAAGAGACCTCCAGATTGTTG GGAAACTTGGGCTGGGCCTACATGCAAAAGTCCAACTATATGATGGCTGAGGTTGTGTACAGAAAAGCCCAGATGATCGATCCAGATTCTAATAAAGCCTGCAATTTAAGCCTGGCGTTGATCAAACAAGGTCGATACGACCATGCACGTAAGGTTCTTGAAGATATTATACAGAGAAGACTTCCGGGTTCCGATGATGGTAAGTCAAGGAAGCGAGCTGAAGATTTGTTAACGGATTTGAAATCCAAACAACCTCCGTTGGAGTCGTTCGATCTATTGGGCTTGGATGATGATTTCGTCGAAGGGCTTGAACAGCTGATGAATGAACGAGGCCCATTTAGATCGAAGAGACTTCCTatatttgaagaaatctctCCATTTAGGGATCAATTGGCATGTTGA